The following nucleotide sequence is from Citrus sinensis cultivar Valencia sweet orange chromosome 6, DVS_A1.0, whole genome shotgun sequence.
TGccgaattaagggagtaattTACCGTTTAAGCCATTCGTAAGTTAATACGAGATAGGTATCAGAACATAAGTCCTATTTGGAATTAAGatgttataacttttaagatataattcttatataaaaaaaattattattgtaaaataaaaattaatggtaTGTTGtaagtataaattttaaataataatttttgacaaaattattaaaaatatactaaaatatttattatacaagCGAAAAATCGTATCAACATATCTTTCAAATTACAGCAGCTGAcatttactaaattttttagtactgtaacttttaaattacaactgatcaatttcaatattaaatgCACCCATAGTTTTCAACTTTCTAATCAATTGAAACTGTTGAAACAATGTCTATTGAAACAAGCCGAATAGTgcaccacacacacacactcacacaAATGAGTAAAAATTTCCTCAACCAATTCATACGCAAACACCGGTTAATAACAGCTCAAAATTAAACTCGATCATACAACCAATGAACCAAACACTGACCTCCTCTGgtaacattttaatattaatgccAAAGGCAAAATAAACTATTAGAATGACggcaaaaaaatatagattcaTGTTCTGAGACCCCGTATCCCAACAATGGAttcaattaacaataaaaactGATAGTAGGAGTACTCTATAGActatattaaactaattatTGACATTCATATAATCACATTTTCGGTCAGTAATATCCCAGTCATCCTGCAAAAGTTCCTACAGGCAAATGCAAATCCAATTttgttaacaaattaattacttcTTGAAAAAACTTTGCCGCATTTCACTATCTGCAGCCAATTATTTCCATCCCAGTGTTTTCAACAAATTGTGTGacaaactgaaaataaaaagtactTTGAGTAAAAACAAGACAGCAAATTCACCGTACGAACTTTCTCGCCAAAATATGAATTATGTGATGCATGTTTGACTAATTTACCTTCTTTCCTCATGATTCCCTTTGGGAAAATTATGCTCTAGATATTATAGTTTATTGACGTGAGCAAAGATAATTCTATGAAGAGGATAATAAATAAGAGAATCGCtttatagattaaaaatttcaagtgtTAATGGCTTAGGAAAGGAATGAGTTAAATGAGAGGGACGTTATCGTTGCCAATAACTACACagatttactttatttttcttttaaacaataaaaattatgcttcttttttcattatagTTGAAATAAAGATGAGTACGATCGATCCTACATTTATGAAAGGATTTGTCTGACATAGTAATCCTTTTCAAGACAAATGAACCAAGTGATTATAGATTAGagttcataaaattaataaactaaatGATTGGAGATTAGAAAGCTGTAGCCTTTTGGCTTTGAATCCGGCAGTCGAGATTCAGGCTCCAAAGAACTCTTGAAAACACACAAAGGATTTAATTAAAAGGATTACATGTTATATTCATTCATATGGCTACCagcacaaaatatttttgtatatagTTTTGTTCGATCCGATAGATTTTCTTAGGAAGGCTTGCCAGAAGTTTGAGAGCTGAAAAATCCCCTCATGGTCAGGTAGCTTGACCACATCATTTTACGCAAACTTTTAAGGAAAGCGAGTTTGCCCATTTTATTAACTTCCGAATATACGCTTTCATGTGCTAATCTCATAGTGCTCTCTTTCCATCCCAATATTCTCAACCAAATGTAGAAGAAATATAGAGTTCAACAAGGGAGGAGGAAAAGAGAATGATCGGACGCTAATTCAAGAGACATAATGTTCCAAAGCTAATTTAAGTGAAATCCAAGAGAGTTTGACAGCGAGAGACAACGAGTTGTTGACTCATCGCTTTTTAGTATCATGGCAGCAAATTATTCAAGCAGTGGCCTATATGTATTAATACTTCACTCACAACAGACATTAACTAATACAGTTTTCATTTAGACTAAGTTGCGAATGATCGGATACACTTTTTCATCCACACGTGGGAGGCTTCACATCTTCGACAGTGAGTAGTCCATAACATCTACAAGGTAATCTGAAACCAAAAAGACACGTGATATATTCACATTGTACAGTAAATGATACACGCAACAAAATGGGTATAAAAGACCTACCAGCATCTTCTTTTGTGAAGCAAAGAGGAGGAGTAATTCTGAAAACGTTTCCATAGAATCCACCTTTGCCGACCAATACTCCCATTTCTACAACAAAAGAGGTCTCGTTGTAGCGAGAAGCTTAAAGCAATATCACTAGATCAATACTGAGAGAAGAATAAAGCACATACCTTTCATTTTGTCCATTATATACAGAGTTTCAGTTTTAGCAGGTGTTTTCAATTGGCGATCAGTGACAAATTCAACTCCAAGCAAAAATCCCCTTCCCCTCACATCTCCAATTACTGCAGAGACCAAACACAATCAGCAGCCATAAAGTAAAATAGATGCAAATTTGCAATGTACAAGAGAATGCTGAATGCAGGAAAGTATTAAGGGTGACAAACAAAACATACTTCCATATTTATCCTTGAGTGCAGttagtttttctttcaaataggATCCGACAACATGTGCATTATTCTGAAGCTTATCTTTCTGGATCACTTTCAAAACAGCGTGCCCTGCAGCTGTACATACAGGATTCCCACCAAAGGTGTTGAAGTAATTGCGGCGAGTCAAGACCTCTGCAATCTCTGGAGTAGTTACTACTGCACCAAGGGGGATGCCATTTCCAATGCCCTGATCATACCATAAAGGAGAATAATTCAATGCATAAGAAACAGATTCTAGTAGCACGGTAAGACAGAACGGCATAGTGCTTAATAATGGTTAATGGATAATCTGTGTATATTACAATTTCAACTTTGAgccaaaatctaaaaattacaaacataACTTAGGTGATATGATGGTTTTTGCAAGGGAGAGTGAAGTTTCCGGGGCACATTCAGACAAAAAGATAAGAGAAACCAACCTTTGCCATTGTCACAATGTCAGGAACAACACCATGGGCCTCAAATCCCCAGAAATGGCTCCCTGTTCGGGCAAATCCAGCCTGAACCTCATCAGCTATACAAAGGCCTCCCGCTTTCTTAATGCTTTTATAAACCGCAGGCAGGTAACCTGGGGCCAACTCTATAATGCCACCCACTCCCTGTCAAAAGTGAAAACATCTTACCCTGTAAGAATGCATAGCTATATTTTCCTAATTCTAATCAACAatttatatgttgattacCTGAATAGATTCAGAAAGGAAACCAGCAACATGCCCAGAAGTTCCAAAGTCAATGAGATCTTGAACATCTTTAGCATACATTTCGCCATCTGCACCAAACACTCCTCTGTATGGGTCGGGGTTCAAGGCATGATGAACGCCAGTCTGTTGTCCAAACCAGAGATGAGAATAGCAGGTGATCACGTCTCATGTTAATGACGATCACATTAAAATGTACAAAGAGCTATGACCACTACATAATCGTATTTTAGTTACAGatgtatttatagaaaaaatttCTACCAGGTTATACATGTCCTATATAAACAAACTTCCATAACAAAGCTAAATTTTGCCTATTTTCTTATGAGTGTGCACCATGGTTGATTGATACATAAGAACAAACACATGATACGCCTTTCTTCAAAAAGTTGCTCTTACTTCACTTGTTTCACTATTTTGTTCCTAGAATGCTCAATTGTGGTTGCCCTGATTAAAATATGTGGGCCTTGTCTGTAGCCAAGGATGGGCTGTGATATGTCCTTCTTATCGCAATGTGAACACAAATCGGTGATAACTGACAAGAAAAAGTAAAGGCAGAAGATTTTTCTGTTTATGATAAGATATCATGCATGCATCATTATGATTTATTAGcattattatctaatattttagGCTTCAAAATTAGGCAAGTTGAGTCTAGTGGCCAAACTGATGAACCTAGTTTGGTAAATTTCAATAATCGTAGACCAAAGCTAATAGCAAGGATCCAAAAAATTGCAAGGATCCCTAATAATTCACCAGCAGCAAGACATTCCCATTAAAGCAAGGCAATGGGTCATAATCATCTACCTAACATACTATTTTAATCCTCATCCAATTCAATAATGATTATCCGTAAAAGTTAAGCGCCCAAGATTTCGGACTTTTACAGGCAAAGACTAGTTAttgaattttagttatttttgtaagGTACCTGAACAACGTTAAATTTCCAGTTGGACTGAGCAGTGGCGCCCATAGTTCCAGCTGCGTTTCCATGATAGGCGTTTCTCAGTGATATTATATCATTGCATCCAGTATATAATCTTGCCATCATTATCGCCAACTCATTCGCTTCCGTTCCCGAATTTGTAAAGAAAACCACCTACATAAACACAATAAATCAAGAATTCTAAATTTCTAGAATTTTCATGTGCTGAGTGATGcctatcattttcaaaatttcaagaaccACTTTTGAAATTCCTTAGAagcgaattttttttttttttaaactctaGAACAATGAAATATATGATcagataattaacaaaattttatatttttacagcTCTTGATGCTTGCAGAAGTAACTTAGTTAAGTAAGCTTATGTAAGCGCAAGGATAAACCATTAACTGCGGGCACACATCGGTGGGACCACATAGCTTCACTGTGGGACACGTGTCTGTGAAATTAGCGGTAATCTTTAACGTGCAGGTAAGatgacaaaaaaacaaaaaaaaacgaaaataaaagaaaaaaaatcatagaaGAGACGTGAACATTTGATCAGcgatgagagagagagagagagagagagagagagacggACCTTAAGATTGCCAGGCATTTTGGAGGCTAACGCCTCGGCGAAATCAGCGATTGCATGGTTGAGATAAAGCACAGTGGAGTGTTGTATGCGCTTGATTTGGTTGACGATTGAGTCGACCACATAAGGATGGCAGTGTCCGCAACAGACCGTAGCAATCCCTCCGAAGGCGTCCAGGTATCTACGGCCGTTTTCGTCGAACAAATACTGCATCTTCCCATCCACCACGTTCAGCTGCCACAActcacgcacacacacacacaagaaCGCAGATGCTTCAGATCTAACGGCGTCAAATTTAACGCAATCGTCCGTTAAtatatcattaaataattactaatcATAATCCAATTAAAACGTTAAACTCAtgcttttaatattaaaaaacaaaaaggacaATTATTAATCAAGATTACGTGGACTCACGGGTTTGCTGTACAAGTGGAACAATGAAGGGCTGAGAAAAGTCTTGCGTTTGGCGAGGATCTCATCGGCGGACGGACCGTCGTAGGGAGGGGGAGAATAATCGAACGGGGGCATTCTCGGGAGAAAAGTTTCATGTTCGTTCAGAGATGATTCTTCCTTCTGTGCTAGCTGAGAGAAGAAGCAGCGCTGCGGCAGACGGAGAGAATTTGTTTCCGATAAAACCCTTCGGGCTGCGAATCTCTGCATTTTCTCTGCCAGTAAAAGATTCCGAAAATGCGGGAGTCAGTATTATGCGTCTTGTTGTTTATGCGGGTTTAGTTATGGTGCGAGCTGGAGACGCTGAGATGGGGGAATTCTTTTAAATAGGCGGGGGAGTCAATGACGTGCCGCATCGCATGTGCTTAATTGGTTTGTTGGCATACGTGTTGTTGAGATTAcgacaaaatataattatcttctaaaattacagaaaatttatttccaatgatattttagaaaattacttatttgagATTGTgtaatctatttttttcctAGTCGGGGGTAAAAGTTTGcaagaaaatcatttaaatgcCACCAATTATTCAAAtcctaataaaatttaaagagcataAAATGGTTATGAAATAGTTCTATTTACGcatattaagaaaataataggaaaaaaaaaagatagtgCTCTTTTAACACTCAAGGCTTTTCAATATATTTCATGATGCAGCACTATTtgacaattatattttttaataaaattatttaattgtgacTGATTTGCATGAagtaatctattttttttttttccttttgctgtccaaaaaattagaaacttaTCATTGAGGTGTGCTAAGATTTAAAAGGAAAGTAATGCAAATGCTACCTTTtacgaaaaattaaaaaaatatttataatttgaaataatgtGATTTAATGATTTGTGAGCTGTAACAAAATCTCTACTTAGGTGTAAATATAAGGCATTTATTTTcgcttaattttcttttaattcacGGATAATTAGTGCATTTTAGTGAGACACAcgttacaaaataataaatacacGAAAAATGATTGCTTAGAATCTGATTCGAGGACCCTATCTTTGACTGAAATGTCTGTGTTTAAATTACTGTTACTGGATGCGCAAGCGACACGAATTTCACGTGCAAACTGTGATTCAATGTTTGCAGGAACACACCTAATGGTCGTGTTTTCTAATTTCACCTTTTTATAAGACGATTCGGCACGCACCAAGGtagaaaattaaactaattaaaaaaaaaaagacaattaggtgcgttttctattttttttttctttttataaaaagattCGGCACGCACCAAGGTcagtagaaaaagaaaattagtataaaaaaaaaagaaagaaaaagacgCCTCCGCCCTCGTGGATGGTTTCAATTTAAAGTTTGAGTCATCGTCAAATTATTTTGTCCAAGGCAAAGTGGCCATCGGTTGATTgcagtttttttttggttattggACTGAgagcaaataatataaattttgttcattttcacAAACGCCCTTTTGTACTTGTGCATATATTTTTACTGGCTATTTCACAGCTATGCACTATTGTTGTTGTATGTAATCAAATTTACATGTTAAAACATACCAATAAGATGAATCTCATcatgctctctctctctctctctctctctctctctctctctctcatgcTGCAATTTAACAATCTTTCTGTCATTTAAACtaaggttttattttgtaatatggAGTTGATGAGGTGTTAAAGCTGCAACCACTATACCATAGAATTAGTTTATGTTTAGAAGTTAGAATTAAGTATAAGATTGTACTAAATTTTGGGACAAAATATTAATCCCATGTTTGCATGTTCATTTTGGATTAGACTAATGGactaagggtgtgtttgggagCGAAGTGCTGTAGTTTTTAAGCCGCGGCTACTGTGGAGTAAAAGGTATAGCTGCGGAATAGaagttgggaaaaaaattttactaaactaCCAAAATTCAGCTACAAGTGTTACCAAACATATTAGTAGCTGGACTTTGGCAGCCCAACTATCTCACCACACTCCCAAATGGATTCTCAATTCAAATTCTAATCTTAAATTCATTGGACTAGTCATTCTAATTTTCATGTGGGTTTAGTTAGGATTGGataataagaaacaaaaatgtttGTCTATTTATGatatcttttataatttattacactATTTTAATGTATAActtaaaagtatttatttatttattgttattaattaagtaatttatattttattattaatgatttaattaaaatttattaattaatttattacttgaatagttttatttattttatttactgaaATAATATATCTCATATGAAATAacctataatttaaatattttacatttatttactATAATTATGACTACCCAGTAACTAATtgaaatgtatatataattttcttattagttttgtttttaattaattataatatttattattaaaaatatctataaatagttgatatttaaattcaaatattaacttaaatattacataacttcatttaaattcaatttaacaTATTCCAATCCGATATTTTACCAAACATACGTCAACAACATATGTAATCTAATTCAGTACAATCCAATCCTACATGACAAACATAgccttaaatttttagtaGTGAAATCAAAGTtgataatgttaattaaatatgactcaaagataataattgaaaaaataatggaCTTGTTACTTCGCCAACACAATCATACGATAAAGTCACCCTAACTTCTAAATGCCCTGCTGGATAATAATTATAGGGTAGCTTAAAATATTTCCCAGAAGACATAATTCCGATAATATTGCATAacttttttccttctcttttgGGCAATACTGGTTCTAACACTTGTAAGCAAATGGTAGTTCGGGCTATCAATATTACAAAAGGTTTAACCTAATTGCAAAGAGATAGATCAATGGGTCTTTAGTCCAATGGAAAAACACTCGCTCATACAACGTGCGTGAGTATCCTTCGAATATTAGAAAGGATTAAATCTAAgtaatattatgtaaaatttaatgtaaattaattCAAGTAATAgtctgattataaatattaataataatttcatataatataaattgtaaCATGAACAATAATCtcttataattcaaaaaattgctAAGAGACATAAATTCCTTAGTGCTAGTAATGTAAGCTTGCACCACATATTTGCTCATTTGTTGGTGTCACCTCTCCCTAAAAGCTAAATTATTATGCCGAAAAAACAACCCTGATGGCCTATCAACAATTGCTCAATTTCCTTGTCAAATTACTGGAGTGGAAACCTACAAAAATGGCACCAAAATTAGATAGTGCGTACATTATCCATTCGGATTAAATTTTGACACATCCAATGCAATCATGCTCTTGAGCGTTCcaaaaaagtttatcaaaaGTTTGGAGAATGAACCTGGCATAAAATATTGGATCTATGCTTCATCTAAATGAATCTAACCATCTTGTTAGAGTTATTAAACTCTGTTTTAGTGCTGGCTACACAACAGCAATTAAATTGTTCAAGAACtataataatcaaatgaaAAGTGACCCTGATCGAGGATGTAGACATTGTTTAGTGTATTGATAGCAATAACccaattaaataagttataaaaatcGCAACTCAAACTGTCACAAACTATGCTTGCTGCTATGATTTTCACATTCCTTGGTCTCTATCATGCGCTCGTAACTCTCTATAATAGTTGATGAATATTTGTGGCAGCCCATGTGAAGGACAAGCTTCCAATAATATgcaacaataatttaatcaaataagaGTTGCAAACTCTTTACAAAAGCAACAAGCTAAGATAAAGATTGACAGAACAATAATGGAGTAATTAATCAAGTATGGACGAGAAGGGTGAGCAAATTGATGGATTAGATAATCTATTCaagcaattaataataattttgatgatgctGTGTATGCGTACACCAACCACACAATAATTGTACTGTAGTGAGAGAGTATCTTATCTAGCTCTACTGATACGATTCATACGTGACATTATTAGGACTTTCATAGATTATCTTGGTGCCTAACTTGTCAAGAAAGGCAAAGATAATCATGATTATCAAGCTGTAGGCATCTACTAGCTAAATAAATAGCTAACCATCAAAATGAGCTTCCATCGGAGACATCAGTGACATTAATACAGTTTTGTTAAGAAGAACAGGATCTATTCTTCCATTGGATGAAATAATATGATGAGCAACCAATGTGATAAATTCTCATAGGACCCGAAATTTCTAGTTACAAATCATAAATACAATTCACTAAATAACAATATGAAGGCTAAACTTTGTTGATGCTGTAcattcaaataaatgaaattctaTACCTGTGTTGACGCTAGATGATTTTTCAGTATTGTCTAAAGGTTAGATTTAGGCGGCCAGGACGAAGCATAGTGTTTTCTAGTAGAGCTCCAGGAGCTGAGTTGGGGTTGATGGATGACACTCCATGAAATACATGTCTAGACTCCCCACCAAATATTAGTACATCTCCTGATTCTAGTAGTACTTTCTCTGCCTTGTTCGCATCCCTCTCATCTCCATAAAGGAATTCTGCTGAGTCGCCTACACTGAAGGATACAACAGGTAACCCCTTCTTGAGACTGTATCTGCTTTCGTCACGGTCCTACATACGAAGAAGTcaaaatgataagaaaaaattatcttgagTTTAAACACCATTCATTAAATATTGGAAGCAGGGAGACTTGTGCTCACAGTAGTCCGAACTCTGTAAACATTTGTATTACATCTTCTTAAAGTGGTTCAGAAGTCAAAAACAAATTGCACTATTGCAGATAGAGCCGTAGAGGAACATAATATGGTTAGCTACAGACCTGGTGAAGACCAAGTCGCCCACTGGTATTGTAGAAGTTAACAATGCATATGTCTGGAGACAATGCAGGAAGTATGTCTTCCACGTTGCTTACTTTGGAATCCATTTTGATAAGCGCATGTGCTTCAGACATTGATCTTTGAACCAACTGCTTAAATTCACAAGGAATAACAGACGGCTCACAACCGTCAACCTGCCGCTTTTTGCCATATTTTCTTGTCTGAGGATCCCAATCAAGCCCCAGGCACATCATGCGCAAACGAAGTTTTGCTCCATCATTGTATCCAGGTTGATAAAACCCACCAGGGCCATTGCCGAGTTCTTGACAAGTTCTCACTATTAGAATCTGTAACATCCAATTGGGACAAAGATTTAACACATAACAAGaagcaaatataaaaaaaaaaaaaaaaaaaaatcacagaaCTAAATGCAAAACTTTTGGCGCACAAACAAAGTGCTAAAATTAGCACACACAGTAAAAAATAGGACTATTAAAGGGCAATGGTATCTAGCATTAGAAATGTACACTGTTAGTTTGTTGCATTCAATAGCAATAATAGTGTCaatgataaaacaatatttatataatttggttgattttcaaaattgaaagatcGAACCAATAACATACTAACAGAGTTGAGTTACTGGATACAatgaaattcaattcaatacaTTATCAAAACTGTACAAGGTCTCATTGAGGGTAAAGCACCAAGATTCACCTGTTCACGAATTGTAAGGTAATGTTTCAGAAGAACCATTCCAGGCCTCAGAATTCCTTCCCTAGTCCAATCCACAATCTGTCTgcactcattttctttttccattctGAAATTTCTCCTCCTCGACAAGCAGATATCAAATGGTCCATCATTGTGCAAACGATGAGAAGAATCCCACTTCTTGGCATCTGACTCATGTTTGAAGTAGTTTCGCTTAGATGGCGATGCATTAGCATGTGCATGCTTCATCTCCTTGTTCCATAAAGGAGCAGAAGGAGAAGAGTCGTCATGCTGGCTCACATAATTTGAAGGAGGTGAGTCCTCAAGCTGCGTTGAAACAATAATGTCTGTCTTTTGCCCTGGTCCCAAATCAATCCTTGTTTTCATCTTATCGATGTGTCCACCCTTAGAACTAGAAACAAGATTCACATCCAGAGGGGGAAAATCCTCATTGGAAAAGGAAGGGGAAGCAGATTGGTGCACTTTCCACTTCGACATCCGACTTCTATTACGGCCATTTTTACCTCTACTGCTGTAAAATTCATTGCCAGATAGTCCATTACCATCCACATGCTGCTAAAAAGCATTGACAGGAAATTATTCATTCAAACTGAACCACAGCTAGAATCTAAGCAGAATCATAATAGTTACACACTACAATAGTAGTCCTATATTATAACAGTTAG
It contains:
- the LOC102615514 gene encoding uncharacterized protein LOC102615514 isoform X2, which codes for MFLHGTTEANLCRLSLILAKRVSRHNHLRFLSLAVMSTGQNGKVETTPSGSNASARLLSDSHVDGNGLSGNEFYSSRGKNGRNRSRMSKWKVHQSASPSFSNEDFPPLDVNLVSSSKGGHIDKMKTRIDLGPGQKTDIIVSTQLEDSPPSNYVSQHDDSSPSAPLWNKEMKHAHANASPSKRNYFKHESDAKKWDSSHRLHNDGPFDICLSRRRNFRMEKENECRQIVDWTREGILRPGMVLLKHYLTIREQILIVRTCQELGNGPGGFYQPGYNDGAKLRLRMMCLGLDWDPQTRKYGKKRQVDGCEPSVIPCEFKQLVQRSMSEAHALIKMDSKVSNVEDILPALSPDICIVNFYNTSGRLGLHQDRDESRYSLKKGLPVVSFSVGDSAEFLYGDERDANKAEKVLLESGDVLIFGGESRHVFHGVSSINPNSAPGALLENTMLRPGRLNLTFRQY
- the LOC102615236 gene encoding alanine--glyoxylate aminotransferase 2 homolog 3, mitochondrial, which encodes MQRFAARRVLSETNSLRLPQRCFFSQLAQKEESSLNEHETFLPRMPPFDYSPPPYDGPSADEILAKRKTFLSPSLFHLYSKPLNVVDGKMQYLFDENGRRYLDAFGGIATVCCGHCHPYVVDSIVNQIKRIQHSTVLYLNHAIADFAEALASKMPGNLKVVFFTNSGTEANELAIMMARLYTGCNDIISLRNAYHGNAAGTMGATAQSNWKFNVVQTGVHHALNPDPYRGVFGADGEMYAKDVQDLIDFGTSGHVAGFLSESIQGVGGIIELAPGYLPAVYKSIKKAGGLCIADEVQAGFARTGSHFWGFEAHGVVPDIVTMAKGIGNGIPLGAVVTTPEIAEVLTRRNYFNTFGGNPVCTAAGHAVLKVIQKDKLQNNAHVVGSYLKEKLTALKDKYGIIGDVRGRGFLLGVEFVTDRQLKTPAKTETLYIMDKMKEMGVLVGKGGFYGNVFRITPPLCFTKEDADYLVDVMDYSLSKM
- the LOC102615514 gene encoding uncharacterized protein LOC102615514 isoform X3; its protein translation is MSKWKVHQSASPSFSNEDFPPLDVNLVSSSKGGHIDKMKTRIDLGPGQKTDIIVSTQLEDSPPSNYVSQHDDSSPSAPLWNKEMKHAHANASPSKRNYFKHESDAKKWDSSHRLHNDGPFDICLSRRRNFRMEKENECRQIVDWTREGILRPGMVLLKHYLTIREQILIVRTCQELGNGPGGFYQPGYNDGAKLRLRMMCLGLDWDPQTRKYGKKRQVDGCEPSVIPCEFKQLVQRSMSEAHALIKMDSKVSNVEDILPALSPDICIVNFYNTSGRLGLHQDRDESRYSLKKGLPVVSFSVGDSAEFLYGDERDANKAEKVLLESGDVLIFGGESRHVFHGVSSINPNSAPGALLENTMLRPGRLNLTFRQY
- the LOC102615514 gene encoding uncharacterized protein LOC102615514 isoform X1: MFLHGTTEANLCRLSLILAKRVSRHNHLRFLSLAVMSTGQNGKVETTPSGSNASARLLSDSQHVDGNGLSGNEFYSSRGKNGRNRSRMSKWKVHQSASPSFSNEDFPPLDVNLVSSSKGGHIDKMKTRIDLGPGQKTDIIVSTQLEDSPPSNYVSQHDDSSPSAPLWNKEMKHAHANASPSKRNYFKHESDAKKWDSSHRLHNDGPFDICLSRRRNFRMEKENECRQIVDWTREGILRPGMVLLKHYLTIREQILIVRTCQELGNGPGGFYQPGYNDGAKLRLRMMCLGLDWDPQTRKYGKKRQVDGCEPSVIPCEFKQLVQRSMSEAHALIKMDSKVSNVEDILPALSPDICIVNFYNTSGRLGLHQDRDESRYSLKKGLPVVSFSVGDSAEFLYGDERDANKAEKVLLESGDVLIFGGESRHVFHGVSSINPNSAPGALLENTMLRPGRLNLTFRQY